The following proteins are encoded in a genomic region of Candidatus Rokuibacteriota bacterium:
- the pepE gene encoding dipeptidase PepE: MHLRWNDRPLDALGRAEALFMGGGNTYALLKRLREAGLLPAIRARVEAGMPYVGASAGSNVAGPTILSTNDWNVVALDRFDALGLVGFNVNPHYKEIDPAMAPGSETRDDRIREYNVVNANPVVGLEEGAIARLEAGTVTAWGTARIKIFRRGQEPTWHQPGERLPIEA; encoded by the coding sequence CTGCACCTCCGCTGGAACGACCGGCCGCTCGACGCGCTGGGGCGCGCCGAGGCGCTCTTTATGGGCGGGGGCAATACGTACGCGCTTCTCAAGCGGCTGCGCGAGGCCGGCCTCCTGCCTGCGATTCGGGCGAGGGTCGAGGCGGGCATGCCCTATGTCGGCGCGAGCGCGGGCTCCAACGTCGCGGGGCCGACGATCCTGTCGACCAATGACTGGAACGTGGTCGCGCTCGACCGCTTCGACGCCCTCGGGCTCGTCGGGTTCAACGTCAACCCGCACTACAAGGAGATCGATCCCGCCATGGCGCCGGGCAGCGAGACGCGGGACGACCGGATCCGGGAGTACAACGTCGTCAACGCCAATCCGGTCGTGGGGCTCGAGGAGGGAGCCATCGCGCGCCTCGAGGCTGGAACCGTCACGGCATGGGGCACGGCGAGGATCAAGATCTTCCGGCGAGGGCAGGAGCCGACCTGGCACCAGCCCGGCGAGCGGCTGCCGATCGAGGCCTGA
- a CDS encoding prepilin-type N-terminal cleavage/methylation domain-containing protein, whose product MIALRGSVIALRGSVIALLRVFGNRRGFSLTELLVSCGVLGMVLAAVGGVLATGSQVSQDGDSRAQAQQAARAGMILEEDLRLAGAGFPPAAVKITAATPTSISFWADLTAASTTLTANASVSDTTLNVVNASGFTAGDTIYLINTDQFSTGTVGSASGTVITIGPPGVPVAYSRGVQVGRPKLVRFVWDSVSTIFKDAGTGAGLQPLATGVTACALTYFDVNDIAIPPGALPANLGNIRRIVVTMTAQSAGTLEQRTFSLTSSVRPRNL is encoded by the coding sequence GTGATTGCGCTCCGCGGGTCCGTGATTGCGCTCCGCGGGTCCGTGATCGCGCTCCTACGCGTCTTCGGCAACCGGCGCGGCTTCAGCCTGACCGAGCTCCTCGTCTCCTGCGGCGTCCTCGGCATGGTCCTGGCCGCGGTCGGCGGCGTCCTCGCCACGGGCAGCCAGGTCAGCCAGGACGGCGACAGCCGCGCCCAGGCGCAGCAGGCCGCGCGGGCGGGCATGATTCTGGAGGAGGACCTCAGGCTGGCCGGGGCGGGCTTCCCACCCGCCGCCGTCAAGATCACGGCGGCGACACCCACCAGCATCAGCTTCTGGGCCGATCTCACCGCCGCGTCAACGACGCTCACGGCCAACGCCAGCGTCAGCGACACGACGCTCAACGTCGTGAATGCCTCGGGCTTCACGGCGGGCGACACCATCTATCTCATCAACACCGACCAGTTTTCGACCGGCACCGTGGGGTCGGCCTCCGGCACCGTGATCACCATCGGCCCGCCCGGAGTGCCGGTGGCCTATTCGCGGGGCGTCCAGGTGGGCCGGCCCAAGCTCGTCCGTTTCGTCTGGGACAGCGTCAGCACGATCTTCAAGGACGCCGGGACGGGCGCGGGGCTCCAGCCGCTCGCCACGGGCGTGACGGCCTGCGCGCTGACGTACTTCGACGTCAACGACATCGCCATTCCACCCGGGGCCCTTCCCGCCAACCTGGGCAATATCCGGCGCATCGTGGTGACGATGACCGCGCAGTCGGCCGGCACCCTTGAGCAGCGCACCTTCAGCCTGACCTCGTCGGTCCGCCCGAGGAACCTCTGA
- a CDS encoding ChaN family lipoprotein has protein sequence MIRASAARRIAAALAMAGCAAAAPSLDDDPAAVARRIAARARDVQIVYLGESHDNPYHHMDQARVLEAMLAGGARPALAFEMLAQDQQPAADEALRDGADPAAAGKRLGWVDRRWPDFEMYRPLFDQARRYGLPVVAIDLDQQTVHRIAKEGLGALPADERSRLVSRLAPEADRERGIARDIEAAHCGLLPAGAVPGMVDAWHARNVTMARRILQALERAPQVVVIVGRGHQAPGGLADQVDALRSGTRQLIVDFVEAGSDEAGRPAPGSHIVWPRPPVERPDPCAPLRNR, from the coding sequence GTGATCCGGGCTTCGGCTGCCCGGCGCATCGCTGCCGCGCTCGCCATGGCGGGTTGCGCCGCGGCGGCGCCATCGCTCGACGACGATCCCGCTGCTGTGGCGCGCCGTATCGCGGCCCGGGCGCGGGACGTCCAGATCGTCTATCTCGGCGAATCCCACGACAACCCCTACCACCACATGGACCAGGCGCGCGTGCTCGAGGCCATGCTGGCCGGAGGCGCGCGGCCGGCCCTCGCCTTCGAGATGCTGGCCCAGGACCAGCAGCCCGCGGCGGACGAGGCGTTGCGCGACGGCGCCGACCCGGCCGCGGCCGGAAAGCGTCTTGGGTGGGTTGACCGCCGCTGGCCCGACTTCGAGATGTACCGGCCGCTCTTCGACCAGGCAAGGCGCTACGGCCTGCCGGTCGTCGCGATCGACCTGGACCAGCAGACGGTGCACCGCATCGCCAAGGAAGGGCTGGGCGCCCTGCCCGCCGACGAGCGAAGCCGGCTCGTCTCGCGCCTGGCTCCGGAAGCCGATCGCGAGCGGGGCATCGCGCGCGACATCGAGGCCGCCCACTGCGGCCTCCTGCCGGCGGGCGCGGTGCCCGGCATGGTGGACGCCTGGCACGCGCGCAACGTCACCATGGCGCGGCGGATCCTCCAGGCTCTCGAGCGGGCGCCGCAGGTGGTGGTCATCGTCGGGCGAGGGCATCAGGCGCCGGGGGGGCTTGCCGATCAGGTCGACGCGCTGCGATCCGGTACCCGACAGCTGATCGTGGACTTTGTCGAGGCTGGGTCAGACGAGGCGGGACGGCCAGCGCCGGGCAGCCACATCGTCTGGCCAAGGCCTCCCGTCGAGCGTCCCGACCCCTGCGCGCCGCTCAGAAACCGCTAG
- a CDS encoding HAD-IIA family hydrolase: MTRSRRGLREMRGFIFDLDGCVWTGDALIPGAADVLALLRSQGRALTFLTNNSRARAATMQAKLERLGIQAAVNEVLTPLEILGRVLDTHVGPASRVLAIGGPELEAAVVDGSHSLVPMDHYREAQAVVVGNDFDFSYERLTAASRAVAGGAAFLTPNLDPRLPVEGDDFLPGCGAIVEAVAAAAGLRPLVVGKPEPPLFELALARMGLTAEDAAMVGDSVDSDIRGARRVGLTAVFLAPKGGLDGVAHYMVKSMSQLRRLLETRTP, from the coding sequence GTGACCCGATCCCGGCGCGGGCTGCGCGAGATGCGCGGCTTCATCTTCGATCTCGACGGCTGCGTGTGGACCGGCGACGCGCTGATACCGGGCGCCGCCGACGTGCTGGCCCTCTTACGGAGCCAGGGCAGGGCGCTCACGTTCCTCACCAACAACTCGCGGGCACGCGCGGCGACCATGCAGGCCAAGCTCGAGCGGCTGGGCATCCAGGCGGCCGTGAACGAGGTGCTGACCCCGCTCGAGATCCTCGGTCGCGTGCTCGACACGCACGTCGGCCCGGCCTCGCGGGTGCTCGCCATTGGCGGCCCCGAGCTCGAAGCCGCGGTCGTGGACGGCTCGCACAGCCTGGTGCCCATGGACCACTACCGCGAGGCGCAGGCCGTGGTCGTCGGCAACGACTTCGACTTCTCCTACGAGCGGCTGACGGCCGCCTCTCGGGCCGTCGCCGGCGGGGCAGCCTTCCTCACGCCCAATCTCGATCCGCGGCTGCCCGTGGAGGGCGACGACTTCCTCCCGGGCTGCGGCGCGATCGTCGAGGCCGTGGCAGCCGCTGCGGGCTTGCGCCCGCTCGTCGTGGGCAAGCCGGAGCCGCCGTTGTTCGAGCTGGCGCTCGCGCGCATGGGGCTCACCGCCGAGGACGCGGCCATGGTGGGCGATAGCGTGGACTCCGACATCCGCGGGGCGCGCCGCGTGGGGCTGACGGCCGTGTTCCTGGCCCCAAAGGGCGGTCTCGACGGCGTCGCCCACTACATGGTCAAGTCCATGAGCCAGCTGCGCCGACTCCTGGAAACGCGCACTCCCTGA